From the Girardinichthys multiradiatus isolate DD_20200921_A chromosome 22, DD_fGirMul_XY1, whole genome shotgun sequence genome, one window contains:
- the ret gene encoding proto-oncogene tyrosine-protein kinase receptor Ret: MDPSCGFSPGSVAALLQLLLFGGVVGLYFPQKEYTETVYVGQPAGTPILQVHAMLDSRSERPHFYLCGSRRPVFTLWFQMDVQTGELSLSKMLDETDFASLYQNSWPAKRLSLQVMALNNFSKRAACISRNSAHITLDFVNASIPQCAQTDMKELCFPHRDTSNPHIIENRFPGVLRQLRRLTRLSVCPNYTISYSVESETPAPFAVNGNTSELMVTAPLDREESENYRLLLACTVQTETVITKVETSLDVFVDDEDDNAPYVNGTDTVDVVISFNRTKGAAFGTLFVFDRDLTTLFPKDLSQNRYVGTLLNSEPWIKDTFDIKGTFSERRAAPGGIRESVYDYQLILKRNLEITENLSVYLDYLVNDTTFPGLEGTVLLHFNVTILPVQIYFTNITHVFTLSRKASVYAQVGRICVENCLEFDGFSVTYQLEVPDKNISAEMLSCYSAISITQAPDRMLGLLHVNNSHALSKPGCQDLEYTVVAQEEHTQLMTSTQIRILLHGEANVSQESQQLLSCAENKQRDECESSQGLGATTGTCEWRQGSEKGISENYSTCSPDLRTCPDSVCDAVESKDTSICPQDCTTESVTGGHERGLSGSGIRAGYGTCYCFSEKCFCEIADAEDVVSKNRFPDVICDDMCKTIVATALLCCFIISVFLSSYFIHRYHKNSPKAPIAFAEMTFRRPAQSYPISFPANNVRRGSQESIEPDTFKIPEDPKWEFPRKNLVLGKTLGEGEFGKVVKATAFRLKGKAGYTTVAVKMLKENASHTELRDLLSEFTLLKQVNHPHVIKMYGACSQDGPLYLIVEYAKFGSLRNFLRESRKVGPSYMGRDANRNSSYLENPDDRALTMGDLISFAWQISRGMQYLAEMKLVHRDLAARNVLVAEGRKMKISDFGLSRDVYEEDSYVKRSKGRIPVKWMAIESLFDHIYTTQSDVWSFGVLLWEIVTLGGNPYPGIAPERLFNLLKTGYRMERPENCSEEMYNLMLRCWKQEADKRPTFSDISKELEKMMVKSRDYLDLAASTPADALLYDDALSEEDTPLVDCNNAPLPRTLPSTWIENKLYGMSYPNWPETSPVPLNRHDATNPVFTRYANDSVYANWMALPSPAKAVDKLDS; the protein is encoded by the exons ATGGATCCAAGTTGTGGTTTCTCTCCGGGAAGCGTCGCtgcgctgctgcagctgctgctgtttggAG GAGTGGTAGGGTTGTACTTCCCTCAGAAAGAGTACACTGAGACGGTGTACGTTGGACAGCCAGCGGGGACGCCCATCCTTCAGGTCCACGCCATGCTGGACAGCCGATCTGAGCGGCCACATTTCTACCTGTGTGGGAGTAGACGTCCAGTTTTCACCTTGTGGTTCCAGATGGACGTCCAAACTGGAGAACTCTCCCTGAGCAAAATGCTGGATGAGACAGACTTCGCCTCGCTGT ATCAGAATTCCTGGCCAGCTAAACGGCTGTCTCTTCAAGTCATGGCTCTAAATAACTTCAGCAAGCGGGCCGCGTGCATCAGCAGAAACTCCGCTCACATCACCCTGGACTTTGTCAACGCTTCGATTCCACAGTGCGCCCAGACTGACATGAAGGAACTTTGCTTCCCGCACAGAGATACCTCCAACCCCCACATCATAGAAAACAGGTTTCCCGGGGTTCTCCGGCAGCTCCGTCGGCTCACCAGACTCAGCGTCTGCCCAAATTACACCATCTCCTACAGTGTGGAGTCAG AGACCCCTGCTCCATTCGCTGTAAATGGGAACACCTCAGAGCTGATGGTGACCGCCCCACTGGACCGAGAGGAAAGTGAAAACTACAGACTGCTGTTGGCTTGTACGGTGCAAACAGAGACCGTCATCACCAAGGTGGAAACTTCCCTGGATGTTTTTGTGGACGACGAGGACGACAACGCGCCGTACGTCAACGGAACGGACACAGTGGATGTTGTGATCAGTTTTAATCGGACGAAG GGTGCAGCTTTTGGCACCTTGTTTGTCTTTGACAGAGACCTAACCACTCTCTTTCCTAAAGACCTGAGTCAAAACAGGTATGTGGGGACTTTGCTCAACAGTGAGCCCTGGATAAAGGACACATTTGACATAAAAGGAACCTTCAGTGAAAGGAGAGCTGCTCCTGGTGGTATTCGAGAGTCGGTTTATGACTACC AGTTAATCCTAAAGAGAAACCTGGAAATAACGGAGAATCTGAGTGTATATCTGGATTACCTTGTTAATGACACCACCTTTCCTGGTCTGGAGGGAACTGTGCTGTTGCATTTCAACGTCACCATCTTACCTGTTCAGATCTACTTCACCAACATCACACATGTCTTCACACTGTCACGCAAAGCTTCAGTATATGCACAG GTTGGCAGAATCTGTGTGGAAAACTGCCTCGAGTTTGATGGCTTTAGTGTCACTTACCAGCTCGAGGTGCCAGATAAGAACATATCGGCTGAGATGCTGTCATGCTATTCTGCTATAAGCATCACCCAGGCCCCAGACAGGATGTTGGGACTGTTACACGTTAATAACTCCCATGCACTGAGCAAGCCTGGGTGTCAAGACCTGGAATACACGGTTGTAGCTCAGGAGGAACACACACAGCTTATGACCAGCACTCAGATCCGCATCTTACTACATGGTGAAG CAAACGTCAGTCAGGAGAGCCAGCAGCTGCTGTCCTGTGCAGAGAACAAACAACGAGACGAATGTGAGTCCTCTCAAGGCCTGGGAGCCACAACTGGGACATGCGAGTGGAGGCAAGGCTCTGAGAAAG GAATATCTGAAAATTATTCAACGTGCTCTCCTGACCTGCGGACATGTCCCGATAGCGTTTGTGATGCGGTGGAAAGCAAAGACACGTCGATTTGCCCGCAGGACTGTACAA CTGAAAGTGTAACCGGAGGCCATGAACGAGGCCTGAGTGGGAGCGGCATCAGAGCCGGCTATGGGACTTGCTACTGCTTCTCTGAGAAATGCTTCTGTGAGATTGCAGACGCCGAGGATGTTGTGTCGAAAAACA GGTTCCCAGACGTGATTTGTGACGACATGTGTAAGACCATTGTCGCCACTGCTCTCCTCTGCTGCTTCATCATTTCCGTCTTCCTGTCCTCATACTTCATCCACCGGTACCACAAGAACTCACCCAAGGCTCCCATCGCGTTTGCTGAGATGACCTTCCGCCGGCCAGCTCAGTCTTACCCCATCAGCTTCCCTGCCAACAACGTGCGACGGGGCTCACAGGAATCCATAGAGCCAGACACTTTTAAAATACCT GAGGATCCAAAGTGGGAGTTTCCTCGTAAAAACCTGGTACTCGGGAAGACTTTGGGTGAAGGAGAGTTTGGGAAAGTTGTCAAGGCAACGGCATTCAGACTGAAAGGGAAAGCTGGTTACACCACTGTGGCTGTAAAAATGCTCAAAG AAAACGCTTCACACACCGAGCTGCGTGACCTTCTGTCAGAGTTTACTCTCCTGAAACAAGTCAACCACCCACATGTCATAAAGATGTATGGAGCATGCAGCCAGGACG GTCCATTGTACCTCATCGTTGAGTATGCCAAGTTTGGGTCGCTCCGTAATTTCCTGCGTGAGAGCAGGAAAGTTGGCCCGAGCTACATGGGCAGGGATGCAAACCGAAACTCCAGCTACCTGGAGAACCCAGATGACAGGGCGCTCACCATGGGAGACCTGATCTCCTTCGCATGGCAGATTTCCAGAGGCATGCAGTACCTGGCAGAAATGAAG CTCGTTCACAGGGACCTCGCTGCACGAAATGTTCTCGTCGCCGAGGGACGAAAGATGAAGATCTCTGACTTTGGTCTGTCAAGGGATGTTTATGAGGAGGATTCGTATGTTAAGAGGAGCAAG GGCCGTATACCTGTGAAGTGGATGGCAATAGAGTCTCTATTCGATCACATTTACACAACTCAAAGCGACGT CTGGTCCTTTGGTGTGCTGCTGTGGGAGATAGTGACTCTGGGAGGAAATCCATACCCAGGTATTGCTCCTGAACGCTTGTTTAACCTCCTGAAGACCGGCTACAGGATGGAGAGACCAGAGAACTGCTCTGAAGAAAT GTATAACCTCATGCTGCGATGCTGGAAACAAGAAGCGGACAAGAGGCCAACGTTCTCAGATATCAGCAAAGAACTGGAAAAGATGATGGTGAAAAGTCGG GATTACTTGGACCTGGCGGCGTCCACCCCAGCCGACGCCCTGCTGTACGACGATGCCCTCTCTGAAGAGGACACCCCACTAGTGGACTGTAATAACGCCCCTCTCCCTCGAACCCTCCCCTCCACATGGATTGAAAACAAGCTCTATG GCATGTCATACCCCAACTGGCCCGAGACGAGCCCGGTACCGCTCAACAGACACGATGCCACTAATCCGGTCTTTACAAGATATGCCAATGATAGTGTTTATGCAAACTGGATGGCTTTGCCTTCACCCGCAAAAGCTGTGGACAAGCTTGATAGCTAA